In Apis cerana isolate GH-2021 linkage group LG6, AcerK_1.0, whole genome shotgun sequence, the following are encoded in one genomic region:
- the LOC107998319 gene encoding semaphorin-2A isoform X3 — protein MGDGNRLYMCGTNAHSPKDWVIYSNLTHLPRHEFVPGVGMGIAKCPYDPADNSTAVWVEKGNPGDLPALYSGTNAEFTKADTVIFRTDLYNLTTGRKAFSFKRTLKYDSKWLDKPNFVGSYDIGSHVFFFFRETAVEYINCGKSVYSRVARVCKRDTGGKNILSQNWSTYLKARLNCSIPGEFPFYFNEIQSIYKVPGDDTHFYGTFTTSTNGLMGSAICSFHIDAIQEAFRGKFKEQATSSSAWLPVLSNKVPEPRPGQCVNDTETFPDTVLNFIRSHPLMDSAISHENEKPVFYKRDVMLTRLVVDKLRIDFVGLDLDYTVYYAGSSDGRVHKVVQWIDNNGESQSILLDVFDVTPGEPIQAMEISKEHKALYVASDHRIKQIDLVMCTRRYDNCLRCVHDPYCGWDKDTNTCKPYEPGLLQDVSNSTADVCDSSVGKRKLVVTWGQSVHLGCFVKMPEVLANQEVRWYHYSKEKGRYQIAYKYGAGGDKFIETSEKGLVIVGVNEQDAGRYDCWLGGSLLCSYNITVDAHRCSAPAKSNDYQKIYSDWCHEFEKYKSAMKSWERKQAQCASRQNDSNQNLHTNEVYGTPLV, from the exons AGCAATCTGACCCATTTACCTCGCCACGAGTTCGTCCCAGGCGTGGGAATGGGCATAGCTAAGTGTCCTTACGATCCTGCGGACAATTCGACGGCCGTGTGGGTGGAAAAGGGAAATCCTGGGGACCTGCCAGCTCTTTATTCCGGAACCAACGCCGAATTCACGAAAGCCGATACCGTAATCTTCCGCACGGATCTGTACAATTTAACGACCGGTCGGAAGGCGTTCAGCTTCAAGAGGACGTTGAAGTACGACTCGAAATGGTTGGACA AACCTAATTTCGTGGGATCTTACGACATCGGCAGCCacgtattcttctttttccgcgAGACGGCCGTGGAATACATAAATTGCGGGAAAAGTGTGTATTCCCGCGTGGCGAGAGTTTGCAAAAGGGACACAGGCGGCAAAAATATTCTCTCGCAAAATTGGTCGACTTATCTGAAGGCAAGGTTGAATTGCTCGATACCAGGCGAATTTCCATTCTACTTCAACGAAATAC AGAGTATTTACAAGGTGCCAGGCGATGACACTCACTTTTACGGTACTTTTACCACGTCGACGAACGGATTGATGGGCTCGGCGATTTGCTCGTTCCATATCGACGCGATTCAAGAGGCGTTCCGTGGAAAATTCAAAGAACAGGCGACGAGCAGCAGCGCCTGGCTTCCGGTGCTCTCCAACAAAGTTCCTGAACCGCGGCCCGGTCAATGTGTGAACGACACTGAAACGTTCCCGGACACGGTCCTCAACTTCATTCGATCCCATCCCCTCATGGATTCGGCGATATCGCACGAGAATGAAAAACCCGTCTTTTATAAACGGGACGTGATGCTCACACGATTGGTCGTGGATAAACTGCGTATCGATTTCGTCGGCCTCGATTTGGATTACACTGTCTACTATGCTGGATCAA GTGATGGACGCGTGCACAAAGTTGTTCAATGGATAGACAATAATGGGGAGTCCCAGTCTATCTTGTTGGACGTTTTTGACGTGACACCAGGCGAGCCGATCCAGGCGATGGAAATCTCGAAGGAGCACAAGGCTCTTTACGTAGCTTCTGACCATCGAATAAAGCAGATAGACTTGGTGATGTGCACACGAAGATACGACAATTGCCTTCGTTGCGTTCACGATCCTTACTGTGGATGGGACAAGGACACGAACACGTGTAAACCTTACGAGCCTGG gCTCCTTCAAGACGTGTCGAACAGCACGGCGGACGTTTGCGACAGTAGCGTGGGCAAACGGAAGCTGGTAGTCACCTGGGGCCAGTCGGTGCATCTCGGTTGCTTCGTGAAGATGCCGGAAGTGTTGGCGAATCAGGAAGTCAGATGGTACCACTACAGCAAGGAGAAAGGGAGGTATCAGATAGCTTACAAGTACGGTGCCGGAGGGGACAAGTTCATCGAGACGTCCGAGAAGGGCCTGGTGATCGTCGGCGTGAACGAACAGGACGCCGGAAGATACGATTGTTGGCTAGGTGGTTCGCTACTGTGCTCTTACAACATCACCGTGGACGCGCATAGGTGCTCGGCGCCAGCAAAGTCTAACGACTATCAGAAGATATACTCGGATTGGTGCCACGAGTTCGAGAAATACAAGTCGGCAATGAAGAGTTGGGAGAGGAAGCAAGCG CAATGCGCATCGAGGCAAAACGACAGCAATCAAAATCTCCACACGAACGAGGTGTACGGCACCCCCTTGGTCTGA